A genome region from Glycine max cultivar Williams 82 chromosome 5, Glycine_max_v4.0, whole genome shotgun sequence includes the following:
- the LOC100815420 gene encoding probable boron transporter 2 — MEETFVPLRGIKNDLKGRLVCYKQDWTSGFRAGIRILAPTTYIFFASAIPVISFGEQLERNTDGTLTAVQTLASTALCGIIHSVLGGQPLLILGVAEPTVLMYTFLYDFAKGRKDLGHKLFLPWTGWVCVWTAVLLFLLAILGACSIINRFTRLAGELFGLLIAMLFMQQAIRGLVEEFGVPQSQREGTNQIALQSSWLFGNGMFALVLSFGLLFTALRSRKARSWRYGAGWLRGFVADYGVPLLILVWTAVSYIPTNKVPMGIPRRLFSPNPWSPGAHSNWTVIKEMLNVPLIYIIGAFIPATMIAVLYYFDHSVASQLAQQKEFNLRKPSSYHYDLLLLGFLTILCGLIGIPPSNGVIPQSPMHTKSLATLKHQLLRNKLVSVARKSKQKNTNLCQLYRSMQEAYDQMQTPLARQIPPALGLKELKESTIQLASSHGYIDSPVDETVFDVDNDVDDLLPVEVKEQRLSNLLQALMVAACVAAMPLLKKIPTSVLWGYFAFMAIESLPGNQFWERILYLFTAPSRRYKVLEKQHAALIETVPFKTVAMFTLFQTAYLLLCFGLTWIPIAGVLFPLLIMLLIPVRQYFLPKFFKGAHLQELDAAAYEEAPAISFNLSFDDSGSQTTTVNNNSGEILDEIITRSRGEICLNQKSRCSTPKSCEDTVPAYGNISKDSQLSSN; from the exons ATGGAAGAAACATTTGTTCCCTTACGTGGGATCAAGAATGACCTCAAAGGAAGACTTGTGTGCTACAAACAAGATTGGACTAGTGGATTCCGGGCAGGCATCAG GATCCTGGCCCCaactacatatatattttttgcttcAGCAATTCCAGTTATCTCTTTTGGGGAGCAACTAGAGAGAAATACAG ATGGAACTCTAACTGCAGTGCAGACCCTTGCATCAACCGCACTATGTGGCATTATCCATTCAGTCTTAGGAGGGCAGCCCCTCCTCATACTAGGCGTAGCCGAGCCAACAGTTCTGATGTATACATTCCTGTATGACTTCGCAAAAGGTAGAAAGGATTTGGGGCACAAACTATTCCTGCCTTGGACTGGATG GGTGTGTGTTTGGACCGCCGTGTTGCTCTTCTTGCTGGCCATTCTTGGTGCATGCTCCATAATCAACAGATTCACACGCCTTGCAGGTGAACTATTTGGTCTGCTAATAGCAATGCTCTTTATGCAGCAGGCTATAAGG GGACTAGTGGAAGAGTTTGGTGTGCCCCAGTCCCAGAGAGAAGGTACCAATCAGATTGCACTCCAATCCTCTTGGCTGTTTGGCAATGGAATGTTTGCTTTGGTTTTGTCATTTGGCCTGCTGTTTACTGCACTTAGAAGCCGTAAGGCTAGATCCTGGCGATATGGGGCAG GATGGTTGCGGGGATTTGTAGCTGATTATGGAGTCCCACTATTGATTCTTGTGTGGACTGCTGTGTCTTATATACCAACCAATAAGGTTCCGATGGGAATCCCTAGGCGACTTTTCAGTCCAAATCCATGGTCTCCTGGTGCACACTCAAATTGGACTGTAATTAAG GAAATGTTGAATGTGCCTCTCATCTATATTATTGGAGCATTTATACCGGCAACTATGATTGCCGTGCTTTACTACTTTGATCACAGTGTTGCATCACAACTTGCCCAGCAGAAGGAGTTCAATCTAAGAAAACCCTCTTCTTATCATTATGACCTTCTCCTCTTGGGCTTCTTG ACCATATTGTGTGGACTTATTGGAATCCCTCCATCCAACGGCGTGATTCCCCAATCTCCAATGCATACTAAAAGCTTAGCTACTCTAAAACATCAg CTCTTGCGCAATAAGCTTGTATCTGTTGCACGAAAAAGCAAGCAGAAAAATACGAACCTGTGTCAGTTATACCGAAGTATGCAAGAAGCATATGATCAAATGCAGACTCCATTAGCCCGCCAAATACCACCTGCCTTG GGGCTAAAGGAGCTGAAGGAATCCACCATCCAACTGGCTTCAAGTCATGGATACATTGATTCCCCTGTTGATGAGACTGTTTTCGATGTGGATAACGATGTTGATGACCTTCTGCCAGTTGAAGTTAAAGAACAGCGCCTCAGCAATCTGCTGCAGGCATTGATGGTTGCGGCTTGTGTTGCTGCTATGCCTCTTTTGAAGAAGATACCAACTTCAGTGCTTTGGGGTTACTTTGCTTTTATGGCAATTGAAAGCTTGCCCGGAAATCAGTTTTGGGAGAGAATATTATATCTTTTCACTGCTCCAAGTCGAAGATACAA aGTGCTGGAGAAACAGCATGCAGCCTTAATTGAGACCGTGCCCTTCAAAACGGTTGCCATGTTTACCTTATTCCAGACAGCTTACTTGCTTCTCTGCTTTGGTCTAACCTGGATACCAATTGCTGGGGTCCTTTTCCCATTGTTAATCATGCTTCTTATCCCAGTACGCCAATATTTCCTTCCCAAGTTTTTTAAAGGAGCCCATCTTCAAGAATTGGATGCTGCAGCATACGAGGAAGCACCTGCTATTAGTTTCAACTTGTCATTCGAT GATTCAGGAAGTCAGACAACAACAGTCAATAATAATAGTGGGGAAATTCTTGACGAAATTATTACAAGGAGTCGTGGGGAGATCTGCCTCAATCAAAAATCAAGGTGTTCAACTCCAAAATCATGTGAAGACACTGTACCTGCTTATGGAAATATCTCAAAGGATTCACAGCTCTCGAGTAActaa
- the LOC100819686 gene encoding GDSL esterase/lipase At5g62930 produces MMRSKIVLFGDSITEQSIRENGWGVPLANAYSRRADILVRGYGGYNTKWAMFLLDHLFPLDSTKPPIATTIFFGANDAALLGRTSERQHVPIEEFKENLRKFVRHLKECSPTMVIVLITPPPLSEEGRLAYARSVNGENATKIPERTNEVTGQYANACVEVAKEMGVWYINLWSKMQETDGWQTKFLRDGLHLTTEGNAVVYEELIKVFDEAGLSAVNMPMDFPHHSKIDSKHPERAFQQHV; encoded by the exons ATGATGAGGTCAAAGATAGTGTTGTTTGGAGACTCCATAACGGAGCAATCGATCCGAGAGAATGGATGGGGTGTTCCTCTTGCCAATGCCTATTCTCGCAGG GCTGATATACTTGTTCGTGGTTATGGTGGATACAACACTAAGTGGGCTATGTTCTTACTGGACCATCTCTTCCCTCTG GACTCAACTAAACCACCTATTGCTACCACAATTTTCTTCGGCGCTAATGATGCAGCTTTGTTAGGAAGAACCAGTGAAAGGCAACATGTACCTATTGAAGAATTCAAAGAGAACCTCAGAAAATTTGTTCGACACTTAAAG GAATGCTCACCAACTATGGTAATTGTGCTTATTACTCCACCTCCACTTAGCGAGGAAGGACGCCTGGCTTACGCAAG ATCCGTAAATGGTGAGAATGCTACCAAAATAcctgaaagaacaaatgaagtAACTGGTCAATATGCAAACGCCTGTGTTGAGGTAGCAAAGGAAATGGGCGTGTGGTATATCAATCTATGGTCCAAAATGCAAGAAACGGATGGCTGGCAAACAAAATTTTTGAG GGATGGGTTGCACCTGACAACAGAAGGAAATGCAGTAGTCTACGAAGAATTGATAAAGGTGTTCGATGAAGCAGGACTTTCTGCTGTTAACATGCCAATGGATTTCCCTCACCACTCAAAAATTGATTCCAAACATCCAGAGAGAGCTTTCCAGCAGCATGTGTGA
- the LOC100816653 gene encoding transcription factor MYB98, with the protein MRSQSLSPIKEHKRRWLETQMLPSVSVTPLMDIETNLTENCASQSQPMDLHENYLKPSMEDQLPFGTPSTQGFLQDFHHIDHQFHVNGSSSSNPIFGVQTPNFDPFDQNVTCESAPPDFEAYECKPLAESNGIGHAHLMNNFQYAGYSLNLPRTNQLDLMVANQSYMTFNALETKPLNFVVPDEVSCISPPNYYKRVGLNKNLRESPSTRRTFKARKKSNIVKGQWTSDEDRLLIQLVEQFGVRKWSHIAQALPGRIGKQCRERWHNHLRPDIKKDTWTEEEDKILIQAHAEIGNKWAEIAKKLPGRTENSIKNHWNATKRRQYSKRKCRSKYPRGSLLQEYIKSLNLDKNPPIDYRKKSAKNANANTNSNGKAAAQPQCSDQFCLNSQMVPRYDFNEVPDFCLDDNLFEEGCSIDSLLDDMQSASTMDEKGFDEKIMQCAPTMEGKQSHQGGMQCVHVVDVDVHHETEMMAHTNGIEVKKELDFVEMMSHMNGNHYSIHSPC; encoded by the exons ATGCGTTCTCAATCTCTCTCTCCTATTAAGGAACACAAACGGAGATGGCTTGAAACGCAGATGTTGCCCTCAGTTTCTGTTACTCCTCTCATGGACATTGAAACAAACCTCACAGAAAACTGTGCCTCACAGTCACAGCCAATGGATTTGCATGAAAACTACTTGAAACCAAGCATGGAAGATCAGCTTCCTTTTGGAACTCCTTCCACGCAGGGTTTCTTGCAAGATTTTCATCATATTGATCATCAGTTTCATGTGAATGGCTCCTCATCATCCAATCCCATTTTTGGGGTGCAAACTCCAAATTTTGATCCCTTTGATCAAAATGTAACATGTGAGTCTGCACCTCCTGATTTTGAAGCTTATGAGTGCAAGCCCTTAGCTGAGAGTAATGGTATTGGACATGCTCATCTTATGAACAATTTCCAATATGCAGGTTACAGTTTGAACCTCCCTCGGACGAATCAACTGGATTTGATGGTTGCAAACCAAAGTTATATGACCTTTAATGCTCTTGAAACCAAGCCTTTGAACTTTGTTGTACCAGATGAAGTCTCATGCATTTCCCCACCAAATTATTATAAGAGAGTTGGCTTGAATAAAAACCTCAGGGAATCTCCAAGCACTAGAAGAACATTCAAGGCCCGGAAGAAGTCCAACATAGTGAAGGGGCAATGGACATCAGATGAAGACAG ATTGTTGATTCAACTGGTAGAACAATTTGGAGTGAGGAAGTGGTCACATATAGCTCAGGCGTTGCCTGGAAGAATAGGGAAACAATGCAGAGAACGATGGCATAACCATTTGAGGCCAGACATTAAG AAGGACACATGGACTGAAGAAGAGGATAAGATACTGATCCAAGCTCATGCAGAGATAGGAAATAAGTGGGCTGAGATTGCAAAAAAATTGCCTGGAAGAACTGAGAACTCAATCAAAAACCATTGGAACGCAACAAAGCGAAGGCAATATTCCAAAAGAAAGTGTCGTTCAAAGTACCCTAGAGGCTCTCTTCTTCAGGAATACATCAAGAGCTTGAACTTGGACAAAAATCCACCTATAGACTATCGAAAAAAATCTGCCAAAAATGCTAATGCCAATACAAACAGCAATGGCAAAGCAGCAGCTCAGCCCCAGTGTTCAGATCAATTTTGTCTCAATAGCCAGATGGTGCCAAGGTATGATTTTAACGAGGTCCCAGATTTTTGTTTGGATGATAATTTGTTTGAAGAGGGGTGCAGCATTGATTCCCTGCTAGATGATATGCAAAGTGCATCTACTATGGATGAGAAAGGCTTTGATGAAAAAATAATGCAATGTGCTCCTACTATGGAGGGAAAACAATCTCATCAGGGTGGCATGCAGTGTGTtcatgttgttgatgttgatgtgCATCATGAGACTGAGATGATGGCACACACGAATGGGATTGAAGTTAAGAAGGAACTTGATTTCGTGGAAATGATGTCCCACATGAATGGAAACCATTATAGTATACACTCACCATGTTGA